The Kluyveromyces lactis strain NRRL Y-1140 chromosome D complete sequence genome has a window encoding:
- a CDS encoding uncharacterized protein (highly similar to uniprot|Q04432 Saccharomyces cerevisiae YDR533C) — protein MTRVLIALTSYNEAFFTDGAKTGVFAVEALHPFNYYKEQGYDVDFVSETGKYGFDEHSLSADFLSGKDKEQFEDKNSAFNQALAKTKVAADVNPSTYKIFFASAGHGTLFDYPTAKNLQKIASDIYANNGVVAAVCHGPAIFDGLTDKDTGKPLIQGKVITGFTDIGEEILGVADILKQKKLDTVEDIAKKYHAKYMAPIGPWDDFSIADGRLVTGVNPASASSTAKRTDQVLNSLN, from the coding sequence ATGACCAGGGTTTTAATTGCATTGACAAGTTACAACGAAGCATTCTTTACTGATGGTGCGAAGACCGGTGTCTTTGCTGTGGAAGCGCTACATCCTTTCAATTATTACAAGGAACAAGGTTACGACGTCGACTTTGTTTCAGAGACTGGTAAGTACGGTTTCGATGAGCACTCTTTGTCAGCAGACTTCTTAAGCGGCAAAGACAAGGAGCAATTCGAAGACAAGAACTCTGCGTTCAACCAAGCTTTAGCCAAAACAAAGGTTGCTGCTGATGTTAACCCATCCACCTATAAAATCTTCTTTGCCTCTGCCGGCCACGGTACGTTATTCGATTATCCAACTGCCAAGAATTTACAAAAAATAGCCTCTGATATATATGCTAATAATGGTGTTGTGGCTGCTGTTTGCCATGGTCCGGCAATCTTTGATGGTTTGACTGATAAAGATACTGGTAAACCGTTGATTCAAGGTAAAGTTATTACTGGTTTTACCGATATTGGTGAAGAAATCCTAGGTGTTGCCGATATactaaaacaaaagaagttaGATACTGTGGAAGACATCGCTAAGAAGTATCATGCAAAGTACATGGCCCCAATTGGTCCATGGGATGATTTTTCGATTGCTGATGGTAGGTTAGTTACGGGTGTCAATCCAGCATCGGCTAGTTCCACTGCCAAGAGAACTGATCAAGTATTGAATAGCCTCAACTA